A window of Cryptosporidium parvum Iowa II chromosome 1, whole genome shotgun sequence contains these coding sequences:
- a CDS encoding splicing factor U2AF like SnRNP auxilary factor large subunit, RRM domain, whose protein sequence is TFLFRCIKKAGGFQKLAQSEGKEPTPVFYDGFQWVAKTGSTASMDPATMNNTRRFRRLYFGNLPINLGLTESSFQQIVWQEMALRGLCLNPNENPILCVWFAQKKGNYGFVEFRTVEETEKALQLDGFACMGSKIKVSRPNDYSQALQSSSSSTAVGGSGTNIQSPYNSVLNPINNLNSHTTINGAITKDNAFYLGQETALQLLFTLEDTYSLGTRNLDSKVLRITNVLDPCQIQDPEECREIKRDFCDGIQYKDSIISSRIITIDDISRLCQELAEKDIQLEPADILLEFDSNTNLQLSVSAMSIANYNNKIPKMNLFDEDFYHNHLKG, encoded by the coding sequence ACCTTTCTTTTTAGATGTATTAAAAAGGCTGGAGGATTTCAAAAACTTGCTCAAAGCGAAGGTAAAGAGCCCACTCCCGTCTTCTATGATGGATTCCAATGGGTAGCAAAAACTGGAAGTACAGCATCAATGGATCCAGCTACAATGAATAATACAAGAAGGTTTAGAAGGCTTTATTTTGGTAATCTACCTATAAATCTAGGTCTTACTGAATCAAGCTTTCAACAAATTGTCTGGCAGGAAATGGCATTGAGAGGATTATGTTTAAATCCCAATGAAAATCCTATATTGTGTGTTTGGTTTGCTCAAAAAAAAGGTAATTATGGTTTTGTTGAATTTAGAACTGTAGAAGAAACTGAAAAAGCTCTTCAATTAGATGGTTTTGCTTGTATGGGATCCAAAATTAAAGTCTCTAGACCAAATGACTATTCTCAAGCACTAcaatcatcatcttcttcaacAGCAGTTGGAGGATCGGgaacaaatattcaatcACCTTACAATTCAGTATTAAAtcctattaataatttgaattccCATACAACCATAAATGGAGCAATTACCAAAGATAATGCTTTTTATTTAGGACAAGAAACTGCATTACAACTACTATTCACTCTAGAAGATACTTATTCTTTAGGTACACGTAATTTGGATTCAAAAGTTCTAAGAATTACAAATGTTTTAGATCCTTGCCAAATTCAAGATCCTGAAGAGTGTCGAGAAATTAAAAGAGATTTCTGTGATGGAATTCAGTATAAAGATTCAATTATATCCTCTAGGATTATCACAATTGACGATATATCTAGATTATGTCAAGAACTTGCTGAGAAAGATATTCAATTGGAACCAGCTGATATCCTTTTGGAGTTTGATTCTAATACAAATCTTCAATTAAGTGTTTCTGCAATGTCTATTgcaaattataataataagattccaaagatgaatttatttgatgaagATTTCTATCATAATCATCTGAAGGGATGA